One segment of Dehalococcoidia bacterium DNA contains the following:
- a CDS encoding zinc-ribbon domain-containing protein has translation MGYCPDCGAENEADAVFCEACGARLAATLLTRGTSKRGVQSRKLRPYLGGALVLSVAIVFGAAAYALVGRGDGGAGGESAVADRATATVGVEPTVVTTVPRTATMPALAGHSSPEDAIGAFLAERGVEYAGDCDMISLDEDIGSYCSILWEERSDGDIYAIGLAFSEGDTWLLVEESEGRWAVVEAAELIFGEPPPW, from the coding sequence ATGGGTTACTGCCCGGACTGCGGCGCCGAGAACGAGGCCGACGCCGTCTTCTGCGAGGCGTGCGGTGCGCGTTTGGCGGCGACGTTGCTCACGCGTGGGACATCGAAACGAGGGGTTCAATCGAGGAAGCTCCGTCCGTATCTCGGTGGGGCGCTCGTACTATCGGTAGCGATTGTGTTTGGCGCCGCCGCTTACGCGCTGGTCGGCCGGGGAGACGGTGGGGCGGGAGGCGAGAGCGCGGTGGCCGATCGTGCGACCGCCACCGTCGGCGTCGAACCCACCGTTGTCACGACCGTTCCGCGGACCGCGACCATGCCGGCGCTTGCAGGCCATTCCTCGCCTGAAGACGCAATAGGGGCCTTTCTGGCAGAGCGCGGGGTCGAGTACGCCGGCGATTGCGACATGATAAGCCTGGACGAGGACATCGGCTCGTACTGCTCCATCCTGTGGGAAGAGCGGTCGGATGGGGATATCTACGCTATCGGCCTCGCTTTCTCGGAGGGCGATACCTGGCTGCTGGTGGAGGAGAGCGAAGGCCGCTGGGCCGTCGTCGAGGCGGCGGAGCTGATATTCGGCGAGCCGCCTCCCTGGTAA
- a CDS encoding cupin domain-containing protein, which yields MSRQQAGDKGRDLVGRAFRPEEMVQHQGGSIVSRQLVSGSGGNVTLFAFDAKEGLSSHTTPFTALAYVLEGEAEITVAGNAVVLKRGEMTLLPADTPHSVLALTPFKMALIMIKS from the coding sequence TTGTCGAGACAACAGGCCGGCGATAAGGGGCGGGATCTGGTAGGGCGCGCCTTCAGACCCGAGGAAATGGTCCAGCACCAGGGGGGCTCCATCGTCAGCCGTCAGTTGGTTAGCGGCAGCGGCGGCAACGTCACGCTCTTTGCCTTCGATGCGAAAGAGGGTCTCTCCTCTCACACCACCCCCTTCACCGCCCTCGCCTACGTTCTTGAGGGGGAGGCGGAGATAACGGTCGCCGGCAACGCCGTCGTCTTGAAGCGGGGCGAGATGACCCTCCTCCCGGCGGACACGCCGCACTCTGTCTTGGCCCTTACGCCCTTTAAGATGGCCCTGATTATGATAAAATCCTGA
- the ugpC gene encoding sn-glycerol-3-phosphate ABC transporter ATP-binding protein UgpC yields MASVTFDHVTKRFENVVAVKDLVLEIPDKEFLVLVGPSGCGKSTTLRLLAGLDEITEGKVYIGDRLVNDVAAKDRDIAMVFQSYALYPHMSVRDNMAFSLSLHHVPKDEIDRRVREAAQILGIEELLKRKPRQLSGGQRQRVALGRAIVRHPAVFLFDEPLSNLDAKLRVQTRAELSKLHERLETTFVYVTHDQVEAMTMATRIAVLNDGVLQQVGAPQELYDHPKNLFVAGFIGSPAMNFFHVVVKRGPDNLLLDAGPFQMPVPPARARALAPFVDKRLIVGIRPESIHDPEFPRPGVEPVPVEAEVDVLELMGNEVFLHLISDGKNFLARVDPRTKARAGRKIQVVFDVSDLHAFDPETREAIPSDGS; encoded by the coding sequence ATGGCATCCGTAACCTTCGATCACGTGACCAAGCGCTTTGAGAACGTTGTTGCTGTCAAGGACCTCGTGCTCGAAATACCGGACAAGGAGTTCCTGGTGCTTGTCGGGCCTTCCGGCTGCGGCAAATCGACAACGCTGCGGCTCCTTGCCGGGCTCGACGAGATAACGGAGGGCAAGGTCTACATCGGCGACCGGCTGGTAAACGATGTGGCGGCGAAAGACCGCGACATAGCGATGGTCTTCCAGTCTTACGCCCTTTATCCGCACATGTCCGTCCGTGACAACATGGCGTTCAGTCTTTCGCTGCACCACGTGCCCAAGGACGAGATCGACCGGCGGGTGCGGGAAGCGGCGCAGATCCTGGGGATCGAGGAGCTGCTGAAGCGCAAGCCGCGTCAGCTTTCGGGAGGGCAGCGGCAGCGGGTGGCCCTGGGACGGGCAATCGTTCGGCATCCGGCGGTATTCCTGTTCGACGAGCCGCTTTCGAACCTCGACGCCAAACTGCGTGTGCAGACGCGCGCCGAGCTCAGCAAGCTGCATGAGCGGCTGGAAACGACGTTCGTCTACGTGACGCACGACCAGGTGGAAGCGATGACGATGGCGACCCGCATCGCCGTCCTCAACGACGGCGTGTTGCAGCAGGTGGGTGCGCCGCAGGAACTGTACGACCACCCGAAGAACCTGTTCGTCGCGGGCTTCATCGGCAGCCCGGCGATGAATTTCTTCCACGTTGTTGTGAAGCGCGGCCCTGATAACCTGCTTCTCGATGCCGGCCCCTTCCAGATGCCGGTGCCACCCGCGAGAGCGCGCGCACTTGCGCCTTTCGTGGACAAGCGGCTCATCGTCGGCATCAGGCCGGAAAGCATACACGACCCCGAATTCCCGCGCCCGGGCGTCGAGCCGGTGCCGGTGGAGGCGGAGGTAGACGTTCTCGAGCTGATGGGCAATGAGGTGTTCCTCCACCTGATAAGCGACGGGAAGAACTTCCTGGCCCGCGTCGACCCGAGGACGAAGGCGAGGGCCGGCCGCAAGATACAGGTCGTCTTCGACGTATCAGACCTGCACGCCTTCGACCCGGAGACAAGGGAGGCCATACCTTCCGACGGCAGTTGA
- a CDS encoding HEAT repeat domain-containing protein, which yields MNTTRPAAAGETSGNLKPDEDIDALIDRLRSADYATRLEARRRLTAAGSAAVPVLIATLRERNWRLRWAAAKALSEIRDPLSAPALVHRLCDRRFGVRWLAGTGLIALGEHAVEPVLRQLRRRSSSTFLNGAERVLKGIIRQGATPETEETLRPVIAALEGLEAHLTSPIEAKRALDQLGERRKGRQAA from the coding sequence ATGAACACGACACGACCGGCAGCGGCCGGCGAAACGTCAGGGAACCTGAAGCCCGATGAGGACATAGACGCTCTGATCGATCGTCTCCGTTCGGCAGACTACGCGACCCGGCTGGAGGCGCGCAGGCGGCTGACCGCTGCCGGGAGTGCGGCCGTGCCTGTGCTTATCGCCACGCTTCGGGAGCGCAACTGGCGCCTGCGCTGGGCGGCGGCCAAGGCCCTCTCCGAAATCCGCGACCCGCTGTCGGCGCCCGCCCTTGTCCACCGCCTGTGCGACCGCCGCTTCGGCGTCCGCTGGCTGGCCGGCACGGGGCTCATCGCGCTGGGCGAGCATGCCGTCGAGCCTGTGCTGCGCCAGTTGAGAAGACGTTCCTCCTCGACCTTTCTCAACGGCGCCGAGCGCGTACTGAAGGGAATAATAAGGCAAGGCGCCACTCCGGAGACTGAGGAGACGCTACGGCCCGTGATAGCGGCGCTGGAGGGCCTCGAGGCACATCTGACCTCCCCCATCGAGGCGAAGCGCGCGCTCGACCAGTTGGGCGAGCGGCGGAAGGGGCGTCAAGCCGCCTGA
- a CDS encoding penicillin acylase family protein: MKSHSRILIVLFVLIAAFASQPTLDSVEAEDGWTTLEVGGVTARIYRDEWGIPHIFASTNAALFEAYGYTVAQDRLWQLELHRRAATGKLAEVFGPSFLEADEEVRRDGYTDAELDYVLTQVSEEERVIYTAYVNGINRYIKEVVRKDPSKMPYEFHFLGFSPGLWTLRDSAAFGAFMVRRFGEIGGGELKNQALLDELIARNGEAAGWAMFNDLRWTNDRDSPTTIPAPGSPQIAPGTTASALPAGLEAQLRGVGAAVATDGLERAKELWASLGIPTKLGSYAWAVRPNKSAEGAAMLYGGPQMGFDTPAVIHEVQLKGGSGFNVTGMAFAGVPPVLIGRNEDIAWTSTTATGDNVDTYVETLCGPTSYMFNGVCTPMEARQEIIKMRVSLPGVPLKTTDVAYDVYRTVHGPVIGFDHEKGVAFSQKRVHWMREFENTRPFLMFGRSHTPQQFEQAARLIVTAHNFMYADNEGNIAYWQTGEVPLRPAGYDARLPLPGTGEAEWPGGFRPMPVSINPLQAWLANWNNKPAVWFDDPDGQRFGKQNRVLEIQDRLAGPQLISLEDMFDIPKDIGRVETMGRESRFLLPYLMRALDAVPSAHPLVPQARQALEQWDGSAISDVITSKQYQLGHVVFWVWQDKMKHATFGDEMGGAVKSVDANVLLHALDGGASAVPPHFDYFNGADPNVLMVRSLEEALDSIAYLFQTSDMSRWFVPREETVFRHPLGIEFGRIPLSNRSTYAQVVVLKKPTIEAYNIIPLGQSSFVAPDGTLGPHTTDQLDLYRLFQYKPMRLFVNLRLEE, encoded by the coding sequence ATGAAATCACACAGCCGGATACTGATCGTCCTGTTCGTTCTCATCGCGGCGTTTGCGTCGCAGCCCACGCTGGACTCGGTGGAGGCGGAAGACGGGTGGACCACGCTTGAGGTCGGAGGAGTGACCGCGCGCATCTACCGCGATGAGTGGGGCATCCCCCACATCTTCGCGTCCACCAACGCCGCCCTCTTCGAAGCGTACGGCTACACGGTGGCGCAGGACCGCCTCTGGCAGCTCGAGCTGCACCGGCGGGCAGCAACGGGAAAGCTCGCCGAGGTCTTCGGCCCGTCCTTCCTCGAAGCGGACGAGGAGGTTCGTCGCGACGGCTACACCGACGCCGAGCTCGACTATGTGCTCACTCAGGTCAGCGAAGAAGAACGTGTCATTTATACGGCCTACGTCAACGGCATCAACCGCTACATCAAGGAGGTCGTCCGCAAAGACCCCTCTAAGATGCCGTACGAGTTCCATTTCCTGGGCTTCTCGCCCGGCCTCTGGACGCTGCGCGACTCTGCCGCCTTTGGGGCCTTCATGGTGAGGCGGTTCGGCGAGATCGGCGGCGGCGAACTCAAGAACCAGGCGCTGCTGGACGAGCTCATCGCCAGGAACGGTGAAGCCGCAGGCTGGGCGATGTTCAACGACCTCCGCTGGACCAACGACCGCGATTCGCCGACCACCATTCCCGCGCCCGGCAGCCCGCAAATCGCCCCCGGCACAACGGCGTCAGCGCTGCCCGCCGGCCTGGAAGCGCAGCTTCGAGGCGTGGGCGCCGCCGTCGCGACGGACGGACTGGAGAGGGCGAAGGAGCTGTGGGCCTCGCTGGGCATCCCCACGAAGCTCGGCAGCTACGCCTGGGCCGTCCGGCCGAACAAGAGCGCCGAAGGCGCGGCGATGCTCTACGGCGGCCCTCAGATGGGGTTCGACACGCCCGCCGTCATCCACGAGGTGCAGCTCAAAGGCGGCAGCGGCTTTAACGTCACGGGCATGGCCTTCGCCGGCGTGCCGCCCGTCCTCATCGGCCGCAACGAGGACATCGCGTGGACCTCGACGACCGCCACCGGGGACAACGTGGACACGTACGTCGAGACGCTTTGCGGCCCGACATCTTACATGTTCAACGGCGTCTGCACGCCAATGGAAGCGCGGCAAGAAATCATCAAGATGAGGGTCAGCCTGCCCGGCGTCCCCCTCAAGACTACAGACGTGGCCTACGACGTCTACCGGACGGTGCACGGCCCCGTCATCGGCTTCGACCACGAGAAGGGCGTGGCGTTCAGCCAGAAGCGTGTCCACTGGATGCGCGAGTTCGAGAACACGCGTCCGTTCCTGATGTTCGGGCGCTCGCACACCCCGCAGCAGTTCGAGCAGGCGGCCAGACTAATCGTCACGGCGCACAACTTCATGTACGCTGACAACGAGGGCAACATCGCCTACTGGCAGACCGGCGAGGTGCCGTTGCGGCCCGCCGGCTACGACGCGCGCCTGCCCCTGCCCGGCACGGGGGAGGCCGAATGGCCCGGCGGCTTCCGCCCCATGCCCGTCTCGATCAACCCCCTTCAGGCCTGGCTCGCGAACTGGAACAACAAGCCCGCCGTCTGGTTCGACGACCCCGATGGTCAGCGCTTCGGCAAGCAGAACCGCGTGCTCGAAATCCAGGACAGGCTCGCGGGGCCGCAACTCATCTCGCTGGAGGACATGTTCGACATCCCGAAGGACATCGGGCGCGTGGAAACGATGGGGCGAGAGTCGCGCTTCCTGCTGCCGTACCTCATGCGCGCCCTCGATGCCGTGCCGTCGGCCCATCCGCTTGTCCCGCAGGCGCGGCAGGCGCTGGAACAGTGGGACGGCTCCGCCATCAGCGACGTTATCACCAGCAAGCAGTACCAGCTCGGACACGTGGTCTTCTGGGTGTGGCAGGACAAGATGAAACACGCCACCTTCGGTGACGAGATGGGTGGCGCGGTAAAATCTGTCGACGCCAACGTCTTGCTGCATGCCCTCGATGGCGGCGCGAGCGCGGTCCCGCCTCACTTCGACTACTTCAACGGCGCCGACCCCAATGTGCTGATGGTCCGCAGCCTCGAAGAAGCCCTCGATTCCATCGCGTACCTGTTCCAAACAAGCGACATGTCGCGCTGGTTCGTTCCGCGCGAAGAGACGGTATTCCGGCACCCGCTCGGCATCGAGTTCGGCCGCATCCCCCTGTCGAACCGGTCAACCTACGCGCAGGTCGTCGTCCTGAAGAAGCCGACGATCGAGGCCTACAACATCATCCCGCTCGGGCAGAGCTCGTTTGTTGCGCCCGACGGCACGTTGGGGCCGCACACCACCGACCAGCTCGATTTGTACCGCCTGTTCCAGTACAAGCCGATGCGTCTGTTCGTGAACCTTCGCCTCGAAGAATAA
- a CDS encoding polysaccharide deacetylase family protein, with product MLSATSRLRPLVLAVAGALALGLLAGCGSEQALPVPTGEPAAATPTSPPRSTPTPPSGAPTSTPAPQDPTPLAPIPPVARPPLDLYCGQAAVEARIGDQTRRAIALTFDAGADRGYTSDILNTLAQQGVTAAFGLTGVWAEQNPGLVSAIAAGGHLIINHSYGHPSFTGFSTGTAPLTRDERIDQLQHADAVIRSITGTSTRPYFRPPFGDLDQSVLCDIYAAGYTYAINWTIDSGGWAGAGAGEIAQTVLSRARPGAIVIMHVGSESQDAAALPEVIAGLRAAGYELVALPDLLP from the coding sequence ATGTTAAGCGCGACTTCCCGTCTTCGCCCACTCGTCCTGGCCGTCGCGGGCGCCCTCGCTCTTGGCCTGCTCGCCGGCTGCGGCAGCGAACAAGCGCTGCCTGTCCCCACCGGTGAACCAGCGGCCGCTACTCCCACTTCGCCACCCCGCTCCACCCCGACACCTCCTAGTGGCGCCCCCACTTCGACGCCCGCCCCGCAGGACCCGACACCGCTCGCGCCCATCCCGCCCGTCGCCAGACCGCCGCTGGACTTGTATTGCGGACAGGCAGCAGTCGAGGCGCGCATCGGCGACCAGACCCGGCGGGCTATCGCCCTCACCTTCGACGCGGGAGCCGACAGAGGCTACACGAGCGATATCCTCAACACGCTGGCCCAACAAGGCGTGACAGCCGCATTCGGCCTCACCGGCGTCTGGGCGGAACAAAACCCCGGCCTCGTGAGCGCAATCGCCGCCGGCGGCCACCTCATCATCAACCACTCGTACGGCCACCCCTCGTTCACTGGCTTCTCGACCGGCACGGCGCCGCTAACCCGCGACGAGCGGATCGACCAGCTACAGCACGCCGACGCCGTAATCCGCTCCATCACCGGCACAAGCACACGTCCCTATTTCCGCCCGCCCTTCGGCGACCTCGACCAGTCGGTGCTCTGCGATATCTACGCCGCCGGGTATACCTACGCCATCAACTGGACGATCGACAGCGGGGGCTGGGCAGGCGCCGGCGCCGGCGAGATCGCGCAGACGGTGCTTTCACGGGCTCGGCCGGGGGCAATCGTCATCATGCACGTGGGGTCGGAATCACAGGACGCCGCGGCGCTGCCGGAAGTGATCGCCGGGCTGCGCGCCGCCGGGTACGAGCTGGTGGCGCTGCCCGATCTGCTTCCCTGA
- a CDS encoding PQQ-dependent sugar dehydrogenase, which translates to MKSLRLLFPALLLAAVAAILSVSCRDGGGDNGNGEPANIVTRTVEPPPGAPPVTSPAGEGPEENAYRVVRAVESANFGLMLGLVAIPDREGEAVVLTQDGFIWRVSLTDSFAPDLYADLSDRVGREGFEDGLLGLAFSLNFPTDRQVFVYYVSREPRRDVLSRFTVGDIQLDPDSEQVLLEIPDPFTNHNGGQLAFGPDGYLYLSLGDGGGANDPLGNGQNLGTLLGSIIRIEVTPEGYSVPDDNPFVDVEGARPEIYAYGLRNPWRFSFDRSTGAIWAGDVGQSAWEEIDFIVAGGNYGWSLMEGFECFQTPACDTQGLALPRAAYGHDLGCSITGGYVYRGVAMPELAGWYVFGDYCSGRVWALNPADDSKPVLLVESGLPITSFAELPDGELLIITQANAIYRLQPK; encoded by the coding sequence ATGAAGAGTCTGCGGCTGCTCTTTCCCGCCCTCCTTCTCGCGGCCGTTGCTGCCATCCTGTCCGTCTCGTGCCGCGACGGCGGCGGCGACAACGGTAATGGCGAACCGGCAAACATCGTCACGAGGACGGTGGAACCGCCGCCGGGCGCGCCCCCGGTCACGAGTCCCGCAGGAGAAGGCCCCGAGGAGAACGCGTATCGGGTCGTCCGCGCCGTCGAATCGGCCAACTTCGGCCTGATGCTTGGCCTGGTCGCGATCCCGGACAGGGAGGGCGAAGCTGTCGTCCTGACGCAAGACGGCTTCATCTGGCGCGTCTCGCTCACCGATTCCTTCGCGCCGGACCTGTACGCCGACCTCTCTGATCGAGTCGGTAGAGAAGGCTTCGAGGACGGCCTGCTCGGCCTTGCCTTCTCCCTCAACTTCCCCACCGACAGGCAGGTCTTCGTCTACTACGTCTCCAGGGAACCCCGCCGCGACGTCCTGTCGCGGTTCACGGTGGGCGACATCCAGCTCGACCCCGACAGCGAGCAGGTACTGCTGGAAATCCCCGATCCCTTCACCAACCATAACGGCGGCCAGCTCGCGTTCGGCCCCGACGGCTACCTCTACCTCAGCCTCGGCGACGGCGGCGGCGCGAACGACCCCCTGGGCAACGGGCAGAACCTGGGGACATTGCTGGGGTCCATTATCCGCATTGAAGTGACGCCTGAAGGCTACTCCGTCCCCGACGACAACCCGTTCGTCGACGTAGAGGGCGCTCGCCCCGAAATCTACGCCTACGGCCTCAGGAATCCCTGGCGCTTCAGCTTCGACCGCTCCACGGGCGCGATCTGGGCGGGCGACGTCGGCCAATCGGCATGGGAGGAGATCGACTTCATTGTCGCCGGCGGCAACTACGGCTGGAGCCTAATGGAAGGCTTCGAGTGCTTCCAGACGCCCGCCTGCGACACGCAGGGGCTCGCCCTGCCTCGCGCCGCCTACGGCCACGATCTCGGCTGCTCGATTACCGGCGGCTACGTCTACAGGGGCGTCGCCATGCCCGAGCTCGCCGGCTGGTACGTCTTCGGCGACTATTGCAGCGGCCGCGTCTGGGCCCTTAATCCCGCCGACGACAGTAAGCCGGTGCTCCTCGTCGAGAGCGGGCTGCCCATCACCTCCTTCGCCGAGCTGCCCGACGGCGAGCTCCTGATAATCACCCAGGCCAACGCGATCTATCGTCTCCAGCCCAAATAA
- a CDS encoding class I SAM-dependent methyltransferase — protein sequence MKELTGPHVPRRLFSPIAHNYERPALTLSLFQYRRWRRFMLSRLDPDGLTRRDRQTRVLDVATGTGALAFDLLERMEGLRVVGADITRAMLREAQARAGRDGTGRRLELVECDAEAAPFRDESFDALLFAYLLRYVSDVPGTLRALVRLLKPAGTMVSLDFAVPSGLAYPLWRLYTGLLLPVGGRLYSKAWQEASGFLGRSIRGFYERWPEERLLEEWARSGLVDVQARRLSLGGAIVIWGRRA from the coding sequence ATGAAGGAACTGACGGGCCCCCATGTTCCGCGACGCCTCTTCTCGCCGATCGCGCACAACTACGAACGGCCCGCGCTCACGCTCAGCCTCTTTCAGTACAGGCGCTGGCGCCGCTTCATGCTGTCGCGGCTGGATCCGGACGGTCTGACGAGGCGCGACAGACAGACGCGGGTGCTGGACGTGGCCACCGGGACAGGCGCGCTCGCCTTCGACCTGCTGGAGCGAATGGAGGGGTTGCGCGTAGTGGGCGCGGACATAACGCGCGCGATGCTCCGGGAGGCACAGGCGCGGGCGGGTCGCGACGGCACGGGCAGGCGCCTCGAGCTGGTGGAGTGCGACGCTGAAGCGGCGCCTTTCCGCGACGAGAGCTTCGATGCACTCCTCTTCGCCTATCTGCTCCGCTATGTCTCCGACGTGCCGGGCACCCTGCGCGCGCTCGTTCGGCTGCTGAAGCCCGCGGGCACGATGGTCTCGCTCGATTTCGCCGTGCCGTCGGGGCTTGCCTATCCCCTGTGGCGCCTCTACACGGGGCTCTTGTTGCCTGTGGGCGGCAGACTTTATTCAAAGGCCTGGCAGGAGGCGAGCGGATTTCTGGGGCGCAGCATACGCGGCTTCTATGAGCGGTGGCCGGAGGAGCGCCTGCTGGAGGAGTGGGCGAGGAGCGGACTCGTCGACGTGCAGGCGCGGCGTCTGTCTTTGGGCGGGGCGATAGTGATATGGGGGAGGAGAGCATGA